From Nicotiana tabacum cultivar K326 chromosome 15, ASM71507v2, whole genome shotgun sequence, the proteins below share one genomic window:
- the LOC107770192 gene encoding protein ENHANCED DISEASE RESISTANCE 2-like, which yields MCSTKQKLNKDWIEEAISGGSLKRVDLNNGANGWASPPGDLFKLRAPNYFTKKTKIPSGEWLLQPAGVDWLRSSSKLDHVLARSDNLVMQALKKSHSQGACLKTFVLAVNLQIPGKDHHSAVFYFATKENRALEPGSLLYRFVHGDDSYRNARFKIVNRIVQGPWIVKTAVGNYSACILGKALNCYYHKGDNYLEIDVDISSSAIANAILHLALGYVTSVTIDMGFCVEATAEEELPEKLFGAVRVCQMEMSSATFVETTSSRKITNTSHFNNNSTSKVQAEDSEDDEEK from the coding sequence atgtGCTCGACAAAGCAAAAGCTCAATAAAGATTGGATAGAAGAAGCAATCTCTGGCGGGTCATTAAAGCGGGTCGATTTGAATAACGGAGCAAACGGGTGGGCGTCACCACCCGGAGATCTTTTCAAGCTCCGCGCCCCAAATTACTtcactaaaaagacaaaaataccCTCAGGTGAGTGGCTGTTACAGCCCGCGGGAGTCGATTGGCTGAGGTCTAGCTCAAAACTCGACCACGTCCTCGCGCGTAGCGACAACCTCGTGATGCAAGCGCTGAAGAAATCTCACTCACAAGGCGCGTGCTTAAAAACCTTCGTACTCGCCGTCAATCTTCAAATCCCCGGTAAGGACCATCACAGCGCTGTTTTCTACTTTGCTACCAAGGAAAACCGCGCCCTTGAACCCGGTTCGCTCCTCTACCGATTCGTTCACGGAGACGACTCGTACCGTAACGCCCGATTTAAAATAGTGAACCGGATCGTTCAAGGACCGTGGATTGTGAAAACCGCGGTGGGGAATTACTCGGCGTGTATACTAGGCAAAGCTTTAAATTGCTATTATCAcaagggagataattacttagaAATCGACGTGGATATTAGTAGCTCGGCGATTGCGAATGCGATTTTGCATTTGGCTTTAGGATACGTAACGTCAGTGACGATCGATATGGGGTTTTGTGTGGAGGCGACAGCGGAGGAGGAGTTGCCGGAAAAGTTGTTCGGGGCGGTGAGAGTTTGTCAAATGGAAATGAGCTCTGCTACCTTTGTTGAAACGACGTCGTCGAGGAAGATAACAAATACTAGTCATTTTAATAATAATAGTACTAGCAAAGTGCAGGCTGAGGACAGCGAAGATGAcgaagaaaaatga